The Gracilimonas sediminicola sequence TTATCACAGAAACAAGCCGTGTTATGCCCCATGTGGTTGCAAGTGAATTAGATGTTGAGCAGATAGCTGAAGCCGCCGAAACCAATACTCAGGAATGCTGGAACCCTGAAACCATGATGGCCGAAGCATAATTTAGAATGACTTTACTCATGCTACAGAGCCCGGTTGCCGCCGGGCTTTTTTATTCTGTAAACAGAAATTGTGAGAGCATCGTAAGTGCAGCCGTCTCGGCCCTGAGCCTGTTTTTCCCCAGCGAAATCATTTGAGCATGCTTCTTTTTTGCCAATTCAACTTCTCTGTCTGAGAAGCCCCCTTCTGGGCCCACAAGCAATAAATTCTTGTCGTAACTTAAGCTCTCAGCTTGGCGATTATCTGCTTCCACATGGGCCATCACTGGATGGTAGGTGAGATAGTGATCGAAAACATCGTCCAGGGAATTCAGGTAATGCACCTCTGGCAGCCATCTTCTTTTGCTTTGTTTGAAGGCGCTTAATACAATGGATTGCAGTCGTTCTTCATTTATTCTGGATCGCTCGGAATGATCTGCATTAAAGATGCATATTTCCCACGCTCCGAGCTCCACCGCCTTCTCTACCGCAAACTCCAGCCGGTCTCTTTTCTTTATGGCTCCAAAAACCAGTACTTTTTTGATCGTTGGCTCCGGTTCCGAATTGGTTTCCAGGATATTCGCCAATACTGATTTCTTGGAGATGGATGAGACCTGAGCTTTATACAAATTGCCCTTTCCATCAGAAGCATACAATTCATCACCTACGTTAAACCGCAGCACTTTGGAAGCGTGCGCAGCTTCCTGATCAACCAATTCCAATCGGTTAGCAGATATGTGTTCAGGGTGTG is a genomic window containing:
- a CDS encoding RsmE family RNA methyltransferase, with amino-acid sequence MMDNVFFAHPEHISANRLELVDQEAAHASKVLRFNVGDELYASDGKGNLYKAQVSSISKKSVLANILETNSEPEPTIKKVLVFGAIKKRDRLEFAVEKAVELGAWEICIFNADHSERSRINEERLQSIVLSAFKQSKRRWLPEVHYLNSLDDVFDHYLTYHPVMAHVEADNRQAESLSYDKNLLLVGPEGGFSDREVELAKKKHAQMISLGKNRLRAETAALTMLSQFLFTE